The Arachis hypogaea cultivar Tifrunner chromosome 14, arahy.Tifrunner.gnm2.J5K5, whole genome shotgun sequence genome has a segment encoding these proteins:
- the LOC112744702 gene encoding protein trichome birefringence-like 19: MMLRIKSLENLHGKYTPSRNTTKSVILLPLILLLLIFLVYPYQSFPKISEVGTNNLNLNNRSSSDTKRCNIFNGDWVPYSEGPYYNNETCNLIIDQQNCIKFGRPDMEFLKWRWKPYECELPLFNATQFLEIVKGKSMAFVGDSVGRNQMNSLLCLLSHVAQPEDISQRYKTDAIYFRRWFYADYNFTLVTLWSPYLVKTSDVDPNGHSSNSLMNLHLDKADEAWVREIESFDFVVVSAGQWFFRPLIFYENDTIVGCHKCELKGIKDLSHYYGYKMAMRTALRSLINLKGYKGVTFLRTFSPAHFENADWNKGGSCERTKPYSKEEIKLDGYILWTYMTQVEEFIEAQREAKERGLQLLMVNTTEIMLRRPDGHPNNYVYGHYASKGKNVIHNDCVHWCLPGPIDTWNEFLLYLLKMGSQFSFNSNLERFV, encoded by the exons ATGATGTTGAGAATTAAGTCCTTAGAAAATCTCCATGGAAAATACACTCCATCAAGAAACACTACAAAGAGTGTTATCTTGCTTCcattgattcttcttcttctcatcttcTTAGTATATCCATACCAATCATTTCCCAAGATTTCTGAAGTAGGTACCaacaatttgaatttgaataatagAAGTAGTAGTGACACAAAAAGATGCAACATATTCAATGGAGATTGGGTTCCTTATAGTGAAGGGCCTTACTACAATAATGAGACATGCAATTTGATAATAGATCAACAAAATTGCATCAAATTTGGAAGACCTGACATGGAGTTCCTTAAATGGAGATGGAAACCCTATGAATGTGAGTTACCACTCTTCAATGCAACTCAATTCTTGGAGATTGTCAAAGGAAAATCCATGGCTTTTGTTGGAGACTCAGTGGGAAGAAATCAGATGAATTCATTATTGTGCCTCCTAAGTCAT GTAGCACAGCCTGAGGATATTTCCCAGAGATATAAAACAGATGCCATATATTTCAGAAGGTGGTTCTATGCCGATTACAATTTTACCCTTGTAACACTTTGGTCCCCATATTTAGTGAAAACAAGTGATGTTGACCCTAATGGTCATTCTTCTAACAGCCTCATGAACCTACATTTAGATAAGGCAGATGAAGCATGGGTTAGAGAGATTGAAAGCTTTGATTTTGTCGTTGTCTCTGCTGGACAATGGTTCTTTAGGCCACTAATATTCTATGAAAATGACACAATTGTTGGTTGCCACAAGTGTGAACTAAAGGGCATTAAAGACCTTTCACATTACTATGGTTACAAAATGGCAATGAGAACAGCATTAAGGTCGTTAATTAATCTCAAAGGGTATAAGGGTGTAACATTTTTGAGGACATTCTCTCCGGCACACTTTGAGAATGCTGATTGGAACAAAGGTGGAAGTTGTGAGAGGACAAAGCCTTATAGCAAAGAAGAGATTAAGTTAGATGGTTATATCTTATGGACATATATGACTCAAGTTGAGGAGTTTATAGAAGCTCAAAGAGAAGCTAAGGAAAGAGGTTTGCAACTTTTGATGGTGAATACAACTGAAATTATGCTTAGGAGGCCTGATGGACACCCTAACAACTATGTCTATGGACATTATGCATCAAAGGGTAAAAATGTCATTCACAATGATTGTGTTCATTGGTGCTTGCCTGGCCCTATTGACACGTGGAATGAGTTTTTGCTTTATTTGTTGAAAATGGGAAgtcaattttctttcaattcaaacTTGGAGAGATTTGTGTAG